In one Silene latifolia isolate original U9 population chromosome 10, ASM4854445v1, whole genome shotgun sequence genomic region, the following are encoded:
- the LOC141605894 gene encoding large ribosomal subunit protein eL13z-like yields the protein MVRHNNVIPNAHFKKHWQNYVRTWFNQPARKTRRRLARQKKAVKIFPRPTAGPLRPVVHGQTLKYNMKLRAGRGFSLEELAAAGIPKKQAPTIGIAVDHRRRNRSVEGLQANVLRLKTFKAKLVVFPRNAKKVKAGDSTPEELANATQVHGDILPIRREQPTIELVKVTEEMKNFGAYTKLRLERTNKRHQGARLKRAAEAEKEEKK from the exons ATGGTGAGGCATAACAATGTTATTCCAAATGCTCACTTCAAGAAGCACTGGCAAAACTATGTGAGGACATGGTTCAACCAGCCTGCTCGCAAGACAAGGAGACGTCTtg CTAGGCAAAAGAAGGCTGTCAAGATTTTCCCAAGGCCTACAGCAGGACCTCTTCGTCCCGTTGTTCATGGTCAGACATTGAAGTACAACATGAAACTCAGGGCTGGAAGAGGGTTCTCTCTTGAGGAGCTTGCT GCAGCAGGTATTCCCAAGAAACAGGCACCAACTATTGGTATTGCAGTTGACCATCGCCGTAGAAACCGTTCAGTGGAAGGCCTTCAAGCTAATGTTCTGAGGCTGAAGACCTTCAAGGCCAAGCTTGTTGTCTTCCCAAGGAATGCAAAGAAGGTTAAG GCTGGTGATTCAACTCCGGAGGAGCTTGCTAATGCCACACAAGTCCATGGGGATATCTTACCCATCAGGAGAGAGCAACCAACAATTGAGCTTGTGAAGGTGACTGAGGAGATGAAGAACTTCGGCGCTTATACCAAGCTTCGTCTTGAGAGAACTAACAAACGTCACCAAGGTGCTCGTTTGAAGAGGGCTGCTGAGGCTGAGAAGGAAGAGAAGAAGTGA